In the Streptomyces sp. cg36 genome, one interval contains:
- a CDS encoding catalase → MSKRVLTTESGAPVADNQNSATAGVGGPILLQDQHLLEKLARFNRERIPERVVHARGSGAYGYFEVTDDVTGFTKADFLSAVGKRTETFIRFSTVADSLGGADAVRDPRGFALKFYTEDGNYDLVGNNTPVFFIKDPIKFPDFIHSQKRDPFTGKQEPDNVWDFWAHAPEATHQITWLMGDRGIPASYRHMNGYGSHTYQWTNAAGEAFFVKYHFKTNQGIRSLSSDQAAELVGKDANSHQTDLLQAIERGVNPSWTLYVQVMPASEAADYRFNPFDLTKVWPHADYPLQRVGRLVLDRNPDNVFAEVEQAAFSPNNFVPGIGPSPDKMLQGRLFAYADAHRYRLGVNHTQLAVNAPKATVADNYGRDGLMATRNGRRTDKNYEPNSYAGPAQTEAALSAPLAVTGWTGTHAAPSHVKDDDFFQAGELYRLMSDDEKSRLVANIAGGLSQVSRDDVIEKNLAHFHAADAEYGKRVEEAVHALRED, encoded by the coding sequence ATGTCGAAGCGCGTGCTTACGACCGAGTCCGGCGCCCCCGTCGCCGACAACCAGAACTCCGCCACCGCCGGCGTCGGTGGCCCCATCCTCCTCCAGGACCAGCACCTGCTGGAGAAGCTCGCGCGCTTCAACCGTGAGCGGATCCCGGAGCGCGTGGTCCACGCCCGCGGCTCCGGCGCGTACGGCTACTTCGAGGTGACCGACGACGTCACCGGCTTCACCAAGGCCGACTTCCTCTCCGCGGTCGGCAAGCGCACCGAGACGTTCATCCGCTTCTCCACGGTGGCGGACTCGCTCGGCGGCGCGGACGCGGTGCGGGACCCGCGCGGCTTCGCGCTGAAGTTCTACACCGAGGACGGCAACTACGACCTCGTCGGCAACAACACGCCGGTGTTCTTCATCAAGGACCCGATCAAGTTCCCCGACTTCATCCACTCCCAGAAGCGCGACCCGTTCACGGGCAAGCAGGAGCCGGACAACGTCTGGGACTTCTGGGCGCACGCCCCCGAGGCGACGCACCAGATCACCTGGCTGATGGGCGACCGCGGCATCCCGGCGTCCTACCGCCACATGAACGGCTACGGCTCGCACACCTACCAGTGGACCAACGCGGCGGGCGAAGCCTTCTTCGTCAAGTACCACTTCAAGACCAACCAGGGCATCCGCAGCCTCTCGTCCGACCAGGCCGCCGAGCTCGTCGGCAAGGACGCGAACTCGCACCAGACCGACCTGCTCCAGGCGATCGAGCGCGGCGTGAACCCGTCCTGGACGCTGTACGTGCAGGTCATGCCGGCCTCCGAGGCGGCCGACTACCGCTTCAACCCCTTCGACCTGACGAAGGTGTGGCCGCACGCGGACTACCCGCTGCAGCGGGTGGGCCGCCTCGTCCTGGACCGCAACCCCGACAACGTCTTCGCCGAGGTCGAGCAGGCCGCGTTCTCCCCGAACAACTTCGTTCCGGGCATCGGCCCCTCGCCCGACAAGATGCTCCAGGGCCGCCTCTTCGCCTACGCCGACGCGCACCGCTACCGGCTGGGCGTCAACCACACCCAGCTCGCGGTGAACGCGCCCAAGGCGACGGTCGCGGACAACTACGGCCGGGACGGCCTGATGGCCACGCGCAACGGCCGCCGCACGGACAAGAACTACGAGCCCAACTCGTACGCCGGTCCGGCCCAGACGGAGGCGGCGCTCTCCGCCCCGCTGGCGGTCACCGGCTGGACGGGCACCCACGCGGCCCCGTCCCACGTCAAGGACGACGACTTCTTCCAGGCGGGCGAGCTGTACCGCCTGATGTCCGACGACGAGAAGTCCCGTCTGGTCGCCAACATCGCGGGCGGCCTGTCCCAGGTGTCCCGCGACGACGTGATCGAGAAGAACCTGGCCCACTTCCACGCCGCGGACGCCGAGTACGGCAAGCGCGTGGAGGAGGCGGTCCACGCCCTGCGCGAGGACTAG
- the pucL gene encoding factor-independent urate hydroxylase, giving the protein MPTILGQNQYGKAENRVVKITRDGDTHHIKDLNVSVALSGDMDDVHYSGSNANVLPTDTTKNTVFAFAKEYGIESAEQFGIHLARHFVTSQEPIHRARIRIEEYAWERIATSDANSKFIGSDEVRHSFARKGQELRTTQITFDGENWEVISGLKDLTVMNSTNSEFWGYVKDRYTTLKEAYDRILCTDVSAAWRYNWTSDDDRMPNWEKSYEQTKKHMLQAFAETYSLSLQQTLYQMGSRVINSRSEIDEIRFSLPNNHHFLVDLEPFGLKNDNEVYFAADRPYGLIEATILRDGVEPRIPVDMTNL; this is encoded by the coding sequence ATGCCCACGATTCTCGGCCAGAACCAGTACGGCAAAGCAGAGAACCGCGTCGTCAAGATCACGCGGGACGGCGACACGCACCACATCAAGGACCTGAACGTCTCGGTCGCCCTCTCCGGCGACATGGACGACGTCCACTACTCCGGCTCGAACGCGAACGTCCTGCCGACGGACACCACCAAGAACACGGTGTTCGCCTTCGCCAAGGAGTACGGCATCGAGTCCGCCGAGCAGTTCGGCATCCACCTGGCCCGTCACTTCGTGACGTCGCAGGAGCCGATCCACCGGGCGCGCATCCGTATAGAGGAGTACGCCTGGGAGCGGATCGCCACCTCCGACGCCAACTCCAAGTTCATCGGCTCGGACGAGGTGCGCCACTCCTTCGCCCGCAAGGGCCAGGAGCTGCGCACCACCCAGATCACCTTCGACGGTGAGAACTGGGAGGTCATCTCCGGTCTGAAGGACCTCACCGTCATGAACTCCACCAACTCGGAGTTCTGGGGCTACGTCAAGGACAGGTACACGACGCTGAAGGAGGCGTACGACCGCATCCTGTGCACCGACGTCTCCGCCGCCTGGCGCTACAACTGGACCAGCGACGACGACCGGATGCCCAACTGGGAGAAGTCGTACGAGCAGACCAAGAAGCACATGCTCCAGGCGTTCGCCGAGACGTACTCGCTCTCGCTCCAGCAGACCCTTTACCAGATGGGTTCGCGGGTCATCAACAGCCGCAGCGAGATCGACGAGATCCGCTTCTCGCTGCCGAACAACCACCACTTCCTGGTCGACCTGGAGCCGTTCGGGCTCAAGAACGACAACGAGGTCTACTTCGCGGCCGACCGGCCCTACGGTCTGATCGAGGCCACCATCCTGCGGGACGGCGTCGAGCCGCGCATCCCGGTCGACATGACCAACCTCTGA
- a CDS encoding TIM barrel protein: MGYSDQRFDVNLSILFTELPLLERPAAAAAAGFTAVELWWPWIETPTPAQAELDALKKALDDAGTQLVGLNFYAGALPGPDRGALSVPGEESDRFRANIEVAADFAASVGCGALNALYGNRVEGADPQVQDALALENLVLAARAADRVGAILLVETLNKPESPLYPLVSAPAAIEVIDKVNAATGLGNAKFLLDIYHLSMNGEDVAQVIEAYADKTGHVQIADNPGRGAPGTGSLPLEALLDQLAKAGYAGWVGLEYKAADAAASFEWLPAGARAAR; the protein is encoded by the coding sequence ATGGGATATTCGGACCAGCGCTTCGATGTGAACCTCTCGATCCTCTTCACGGAACTCCCGCTCCTGGAGCGCCCCGCCGCCGCGGCGGCGGCCGGCTTCACCGCGGTCGAGCTGTGGTGGCCCTGGATCGAAACCCCCACTCCGGCGCAGGCCGAGCTCGACGCCCTGAAGAAGGCGCTCGACGACGCCGGCACCCAGCTGGTGGGGCTGAACTTCTACGCGGGCGCCCTGCCGGGCCCCGACCGCGGAGCCCTTTCCGTACCCGGCGAGGAGTCGGACCGCTTCCGGGCCAACATCGAGGTCGCGGCCGACTTCGCCGCCTCGGTGGGCTGCGGGGCGCTCAACGCGCTCTACGGCAACCGGGTGGAGGGCGCCGACCCGCAGGTCCAGGACGCGCTCGCGCTGGAGAACCTGGTGCTGGCCGCCCGCGCGGCCGACCGGGTCGGGGCGATCCTCCTGGTCGAGACCCTGAACAAGCCGGAGTCGCCGCTCTACCCGCTGGTGAGCGCCCCGGCCGCGATCGAGGTCATCGACAAGGTGAACGCGGCGACCGGCCTCGGCAACGCCAAGTTCCTCCTCGACATCTACCACCTGTCGATGAACGGCGAGGACGTCGCCCAGGTCATCGAGGCGTACGCGGACAAGACCGGCCATGTGCAGATCGCCGACAACCCGGGCCGCGGCGCGCCGGGCACCGGCTCGCTGCCCCTGGAGGCCCTGCTCGACCAGCTGGCGAAGGCCGGTTACGCGGGCTGGGTCGGCCTGGAGTACAAGGCCGCCGACGCCGCCGCCTCCTTCGAGTGGCTCCCGGCCGGGGCCCGCGCGGCGCGCTGA
- a CDS encoding nucleobase:cation symporter-2 family protein produces MAPQPRFRNDAVAPDTAGEKHPVDETLPPLKMFTSGLQHVAAMYAGVVAPPMVVGPAVGLTPKETAFLIGASLFTAGLATLLQTLGFWRVGARLPFVNGVSFAGVTPMIAIGKDRGHEGMAVIFGSVIVASVLGFVLAPYFSKLLRFFPPVVTGTVITLIGVSLLPVAFRWAQGGDATAHDYGSMKNIGMAALTLVIVLALRRLLRGFLQQIAILLGLVIGSLVAVPFGMTSLDAIRDADAVGFPTPFHFGAPHFEVAAIVSMCIVMLVCMTESTADMLALGRIVGRPADERTIEGGLRADTLGSALSPLFNGFMASAFAQNIGLVAMTKVRSRFVVATGGGILILLGLCPVAASVIALVPLPVLGGAGIVLFGSVAASGIQTLSTAALEQGENALIVAAALGVGLIPIAAPTFYHAFPENVRVVLDSGISTGCVIAIVLNLAFNHLGHRASSKEPAVLPEPAVAAH; encoded by the coding sequence GTGGCCCCGCAGCCCAGGTTTCGCAACGATGCAGTCGCTCCCGACACCGCCGGTGAGAAACACCCGGTCGACGAGACCCTGCCCCCACTGAAGATGTTCACCAGCGGCCTCCAGCACGTGGCCGCGATGTACGCGGGCGTGGTGGCCCCGCCCATGGTCGTCGGGCCCGCCGTAGGGCTCACCCCCAAGGAGACCGCGTTCCTGATCGGCGCGAGCCTCTTCACCGCCGGACTCGCCACCCTGCTCCAGACCCTCGGGTTCTGGCGGGTCGGCGCCCGCCTCCCGTTCGTCAACGGCGTCTCGTTCGCCGGCGTCACCCCGATGATCGCCATCGGCAAGGACCGCGGCCACGAGGGCATGGCGGTCATCTTCGGATCGGTGATCGTGGCGAGCGTGCTCGGGTTCGTGCTCGCCCCCTACTTCAGCAAGCTGCTCCGCTTCTTCCCGCCGGTGGTCACCGGGACGGTGATCACGCTGATCGGCGTCTCGCTGCTGCCGGTCGCCTTCCGCTGGGCGCAGGGCGGCGACGCCACCGCCCACGACTACGGCTCGATGAAGAACATAGGGATGGCCGCGCTCACCCTGGTGATCGTGCTGGCGCTGCGCCGGCTGCTGCGCGGCTTCCTCCAGCAGATCGCGATCCTGCTCGGCCTGGTCATCGGCAGCCTGGTCGCCGTGCCGTTCGGGATGACCAGTCTGGACGCGATCCGGGACGCGGACGCGGTCGGCTTCCCCACCCCGTTCCACTTCGGGGCCCCGCACTTCGAGGTCGCGGCCATCGTCTCGATGTGCATCGTGATGCTGGTCTGCATGACCGAGTCGACCGCCGACATGCTGGCGCTCGGCAGGATCGTCGGACGGCCGGCCGACGAGCGGACCATCGAGGGCGGACTGCGCGCCGACACCCTCGGCAGCGCCCTCAGCCCGCTCTTCAACGGCTTCATGGCCAGCGCCTTCGCCCAGAACATCGGTCTGGTGGCGATGACCAAGGTGCGCAGCCGGTTCGTGGTCGCCACCGGCGGCGGCATCCTGATCCTGCTGGGCCTGTGTCCGGTGGCCGCCTCGGTGATCGCGCTGGTCCCGCTGCCGGTGCTGGGCGGCGCGGGCATCGTGCTCTTCGGCTCGGTCGCGGCCAGCGGCATCCAGACGCTGTCGACGGCCGCCCTGGAGCAGGGCGAGAACGCGCTGATCGTGGCGGCGGCGCTGGGCGTCGGGCTGATCCCGATCGCCGCGCCGACGTTCTACCACGCCTTCCCGGAGAACGTCCGGGTCGTCCTGGACTCGGGCATCTCCACCGGCTGCGTGATCGCGATCGTCCTGAACCTGGCCTTCAACCACCTTGGCCACAGGGCGAGTTCGAAAGAACCGGCGGTGCTGCCCGAGCCCGCGGTGGCCGCCCACTGA
- a CDS encoding 2-hydroxy-3-oxopropionate reductase — protein MSNLPKIAWIGLGIMGSPMSENLIKAGYSVTGFTLEQDKLDRLTTAGGTAAASIADAVKDADVVITMVPASPQVEAIAYGEAGILAHAKRGALLIDMSSITPQTSVDLAANAKEKGIRVLDAPVSGGEAGAIEAVLSIMVGGEKADFDEAKGIFDALGKTIVLCGPHGSGQTVKAANQLIVAVNIQACAEAVVFLEKSGVDLAAALDVLNGGLAGSTVLTRKKDNFLNRDFAPGFRIDLHHKDMGIVTDAARNVGAALPVGAVVAQLVASLRAQGDGGLDHSALLRAVERLSGARL, from the coding sequence ATGAGCAACCTCCCCAAGATCGCATGGATCGGCCTCGGCATCATGGGCTCCCCCATGTCCGAGAACCTGATCAAGGCCGGTTACTCCGTCACCGGCTTCACCCTGGAGCAGGACAAGCTGGACCGCCTGACCACCGCCGGCGGCACCGCCGCCGCCTCGATCGCCGACGCGGTCAAGGACGCGGACGTGGTCATCACCATGGTCCCGGCGTCCCCGCAGGTCGAGGCGATCGCCTACGGCGAGGCCGGCATCCTGGCCCACGCGAAGCGGGGCGCCCTCCTGATCGACATGTCCTCGATCACCCCGCAGACCTCGGTCGACCTGGCCGCGAACGCCAAGGAGAAGGGCATCCGCGTCCTGGACGCCCCCGTCTCCGGCGGCGAGGCCGGCGCCATCGAGGCCGTCCTCTCCATCATGGTGGGCGGCGAGAAGGCCGACTTCGACGAGGCCAAGGGCATCTTCGACGCGCTGGGCAAGACCATCGTGCTCTGCGGCCCGCACGGTTCCGGCCAGACGGTGAAGGCCGCCAACCAGCTCATCGTGGCGGTCAACATCCAGGCGTGCGCCGAGGCCGTGGTCTTCCTGGAGAAGTCCGGCGTGGACCTCGCCGCCGCCCTGGACGTCCTCAACGGCGGCCTGGCCGGCTCGACCGTGCTGACCCGCAAGAAGGACAACTTCCTCAACCGCGACTTCGCGCCGGGCTTCCGGATCGACCTGCACCACAAGGACATGGGCATCGTCACCGACGCCGCCCGCAACGTGGGTGCGGCCCTCCCGGTCGGCGCGGTCGTGGCCCAGCTGGTCGCCTCGCTGCGCGCCCAGGGCGACGGCGGACTCGACCACTCTGCGCTGCTGCGCGCGGTCGAGCGCCTCTCCGGCGCCCGGCTCTGA
- the uraH gene encoding hydroxyisourate hydrolase: MSTATTASVSTHILDTSVGRPAEGVAISLAARSGRDAEWVALGGSATDADGRCKDLPALPEGTTHVRLDFEVESYFEKKQAEAQQDAPRVRDSGAFFPEVAITFAVVPGEHYHVPLLLNPFGYSVYRGS; this comes from the coding sequence ATGAGCACCGCGACCACCGCTTCGGTGTCCACGCACATCCTGGACACCAGCGTCGGACGCCCCGCCGAGGGCGTCGCCATCTCGCTCGCCGCCCGCTCGGGCCGCGACGCCGAGTGGGTGGCGCTCGGCGGCTCCGCGACCGACGCGGACGGGCGCTGCAAGGACCTCCCGGCGCTGCCGGAGGGGACGACCCACGTACGGCTCGACTTCGAGGTCGAGTCCTACTTCGAAAAGAAGCAAGCCGAGGCGCAGCAGGACGCCCCCCGCGTAAGGGACAGCGGTGCGTTCTTCCCGGAGGTGGCGATCACGTTCGCCGTCGTGCCGGGCGAGCACTACCACGTACCGCTGCTGCTCAACCCGTTCGGCTACTCCGTTTACCGAGGGAGCTAG
- a CDS encoding chitosanase gives MIAVPAATATAATSHNAPMAAAATGLDDPAKKEIAMELVSSAENSSLNWKAQYKYIEDIDDGRGYTAGIIGFCSGTGDMLDLVELYSAREPGNVLQKYLPALRKVNGSDSHAGLDPNFTKDWKTAASETAFKNAQNDERDRVYFNPAVKQGKSDGVGTLGQFIYYDAIVMHGNGDDSTSFGSIRKKALAKAKPPSQGGDETKYLNAFLDARVWAMKQEEAHSDTSRVDTEQRVFLKKGNLDLNTPLDWKVYGDPYHIG, from the coding sequence GTGATCGCCGTACCCGCGGCCACCGCCACCGCGGCGACCAGCCACAATGCCCCCATGGCAGCTGCGGCGACCGGGCTCGACGACCCGGCCAAGAAGGAAATAGCGATGGAGCTCGTCTCCAGCGCGGAGAACTCCTCGCTGAACTGGAAGGCCCAGTACAAGTACATCGAGGACATCGACGACGGCCGGGGCTACACGGCCGGGATCATCGGATTCTGCTCCGGCACCGGCGACATGCTCGACCTGGTCGAGCTCTACTCGGCCCGCGAGCCCGGGAACGTGCTCCAGAAGTACCTGCCCGCGCTACGCAAGGTGAACGGGAGCGACTCGCACGCCGGGCTCGACCCCAACTTCACCAAGGACTGGAAGACGGCCGCCTCCGAGACCGCCTTCAAGAACGCCCAGAACGACGAGCGGGACCGGGTCTACTTCAACCCCGCCGTCAAGCAGGGCAAGTCCGACGGGGTCGGCACCCTCGGCCAGTTCATCTACTACGACGCCATCGTCATGCACGGCAACGGCGACGACTCCACCAGCTTCGGCAGCATCCGCAAGAAGGCGCTGGCCAAGGCGAAGCCGCCGTCGCAGGGCGGCGACGAGACCAAGTACCTCAACGCCTTCCTCGACGCCCGCGTCTGGGCGATGAAGCAGGAGGAGGCGCACAGCGACACCAGCCGCGTCGACACCGAGCAGCGGGTGTTCCTCAAGAAGGGCAACCTCGACCTCAACACACCGCTCGACTGGAAGGTCTACGGCGACCCGTACCACATCGGCTGA
- the uraD gene encoding 2-oxo-4-hydroxy-4-carboxy-5-ureidoimidazoline decarboxylase, with protein MTSTSTPGLARFNTSDDSTALAALHEVCASSVWGSRLLARRPYATADELFTASDAAMAELDVQDLEEAMAGHPPIGRPKPGDPTSAREQRGMAGATEELKAEMLELNLAYQDRFGHVFLICATGATGEQMRDAMKARIGNTAEAEREIVRTELGKINRIRLTRLVETAEEEDSH; from the coding sequence GTGACTTCGACCTCGACGCCGGGCCTCGCCCGGTTCAACACCTCCGACGACAGCACGGCGCTCGCCGCCCTCCACGAGGTGTGCGCCAGTTCGGTATGGGGGAGCAGGCTGCTCGCCCGGCGCCCGTACGCCACCGCCGACGAGCTCTTCACCGCCAGCGACGCCGCCATGGCCGAGCTGGACGTGCAGGACCTGGAAGAGGCGATGGCCGGGCACCCGCCGATCGGGCGGCCGAAGCCGGGCGATCCGACCTCCGCCCGCGAGCAGCGGGGGATGGCCGGCGCCACCGAGGAGCTCAAGGCCGAGATGCTCGAACTGAACCTGGCCTACCAGGACCGGTTCGGCCATGTCTTCCTGATCTGCGCCACCGGGGCCACCGGTGAGCAGATGCGCGACGCGATGAAGGCCAGGATCGGCAACACCGCCGAGGCGGAGCGCGAGATCGTGCGCACCGAACTCGGGAAGATCAACCGGATCCGGCTGACCCGTCTCGTGGAAACCGCAGAAGAAGAGGACAGCCACTGA
- the gcl gene encoding glyoxylate carboligase produces the protein MPRMTAARAAVEILKREGVTNAFGVPGAAINPFYAALKAGGGIKHTLARHVEGASHMAEGYTRANAGNIGVCIGTSGPAGTDMITGLYSAIADSIPILCITGQAPVAKLHKEDFQAVDIASIAGPVTKAATTVLEAAQVPGVFQQAFHLMRSGRPGPVLIDLPIDVQLTEIEFDPETYEPLPVYKPSATRAQVEKAIQLLLESERPVIVAGGGIINADAPELLVEFAELTGTPVIPTLMGWGILADDHPLNAGMVGLQTSHRYGNANFLESDFVLGIGNRWANRHTGELDVYTKGRKFVHVDIEPTQIGKIFAPDYGIASDAKAALTLFVEVAKELKAAGRLPDRAAWAASTQERKAQLQRRTHFDNVPLKPQRVYEEMNRAFGPETRYVTTIGLSQIAGAQMLHVYKPRHWINCGQAGPLGWTIPAALGVATADPETPVVALSGDYDFQFMLEELAVGAQHNIPYVHVLVNNSYLGLIRQAQRGLDINFQVNLEFENINSPELGVYGVDHVKVVEGLGCKAIRVTEPDQLLPAFEEAKKLAAEYRVPVVVEAILERITNISMGVKIDAINEFEELATEPGHAPTAIRPLQVS, from the coding sequence ATGCCTCGTATGACCGCTGCCCGCGCGGCAGTCGAGATCCTCAAGCGCGAAGGCGTCACCAACGCGTTCGGCGTGCCGGGCGCGGCGATCAACCCCTTCTACGCGGCCCTCAAGGCCGGCGGCGGCATCAAGCACACGCTGGCCCGCCACGTCGAGGGCGCGTCCCACATGGCCGAGGGGTACACCCGCGCCAACGCGGGGAACATCGGTGTCTGCATCGGTACGTCCGGCCCCGCCGGCACCGACATGATCACCGGCCTGTACTCCGCGATCGCCGACTCCATCCCGATCCTCTGCATCACGGGCCAGGCGCCGGTCGCCAAGCTCCACAAGGAGGACTTCCAGGCGGTCGACATCGCGAGCATCGCGGGGCCCGTCACCAAGGCCGCGACCACGGTCCTGGAGGCCGCGCAGGTCCCCGGCGTGTTCCAGCAGGCGTTCCACCTGATGCGCTCCGGCCGCCCCGGCCCGGTCCTCATCGACCTGCCGATCGACGTCCAGCTCACCGAGATCGAGTTCGACCCGGAGACCTACGAGCCGCTGCCGGTCTACAAGCCGTCCGCGACCCGCGCCCAGGTCGAGAAGGCGATCCAGCTGCTGCTGGAGTCCGAGCGCCCGGTGATCGTCGCGGGCGGCGGCATCATCAACGCCGACGCCCCCGAACTGCTCGTCGAGTTCGCCGAGCTGACCGGCACCCCGGTCATCCCGACCCTGATGGGCTGGGGCATCCTCGCCGACGACCACCCGCTGAACGCCGGCATGGTCGGTCTGCAGACCTCGCACCGCTACGGCAACGCGAACTTCCTGGAGTCCGACTTCGTCCTCGGCATCGGCAACCGCTGGGCCAACCGCCACACCGGCGAGCTGGACGTCTACACCAAGGGCCGCAAGTTCGTCCACGTCGACATCGAGCCGACCCAGATCGGCAAGATCTTCGCGCCGGACTACGGCATCGCCTCCGACGCCAAGGCCGCGCTCACCCTCTTCGTCGAGGTGGCCAAGGAGCTGAAGGCCGCGGGCCGGCTGCCCGACCGCGCCGCCTGGGCGGCCTCCACGCAGGAGCGCAAGGCGCAGCTCCAGCGCCGTACGCACTTCGACAACGTGCCCCTGAAGCCGCAGCGCGTGTACGAGGAGATGAACCGCGCCTTCGGTCCCGAGACCCGGTACGTCACCACCATCGGCCTCTCCCAGATCGCCGGCGCGCAGATGCTGCACGTCTACAAGCCGCGCCACTGGATCAACTGCGGCCAGGCCGGTCCGCTCGGCTGGACCATCCCGGCCGCGCTCGGCGTCGCCACGGCCGACCCGGAGACCCCGGTGGTCGCGCTCTCCGGCGACTACGACTTCCAGTTCATGCTGGAGGAGCTGGCGGTCGGCGCGCAGCACAACATCCCGTACGTCCACGTCCTCGTGAACAACTCCTACCTGGGCCTGATCCGCCAGGCCCAGCGCGGTCTGGACATCAACTTCCAGGTCAACCTGGAGTTCGAGAACATCAACTCCCCGGAGCTGGGCGTCTACGGCGTCGACCACGTCAAGGTCGTCGAGGGCCTGGGCTGCAAGGCGATCCGGGTGACCGAGCCGGACCAGCTGCTGCCGGCCTTCGAGGAGGCCAAGAAGCTGGCCGCCGAGTACCGCGTCCCGGTCGTCGTCGAGGCGATCCTGGAACGGATCACCAACATCTCGATGGGCGTCAAGATCGACGCGATCAACGAGTTCGAGGAGCTCGCGACGGAGCCGGGCCACGCGCCCACCGCGATCCGCCCGCTCCAGGTCTCCTAG
- a CDS encoding helix-turn-helix domain-containing protein codes for MGAEILGPDQAQADDVVLSWEGEDVIAVRLPQLSDSLDHILAAMERRHGMPLAELDRKAKQSVVRTLEARGAFSVRHGVETVASALGVSRFTVYNYLNRENAAKSD; via the coding sequence ATGGGGGCGGAGATACTCGGCCCCGACCAGGCGCAGGCCGACGACGTGGTGCTGAGCTGGGAGGGCGAGGACGTCATCGCGGTGCGGCTGCCCCAGCTCTCCGACTCCCTCGACCACATCCTGGCCGCCATGGAGCGCCGTCACGGCATGCCGCTGGCCGAGCTCGACCGCAAGGCCAAGCAGTCGGTCGTGCGGACCCTGGAGGCGCGCGGAGCCTTCTCCGTACGCCATGGGGTGGAGACCGTCGCGTCCGCGCTCGGGGTCAGCCGCTTCACCGTGTACAACTACCTGAACAGGGAAAACGCGGCCAAGAGCGACTGA
- a CDS encoding 8-oxoguanine deaminase produces MAPSAAQRIIIENCAIATVDADDTEYASGYLVVADNTIESIGAGKAPEGLENVVRRIDGTGHLVTPGLVNTHHHFYQWITRGLATDHNLFNWLVALYPTWARIDEQMGRVAAQGSLAMMARGGVTTAMDHHYVYPRNSGDLSGAIIGAAAEMGVRFTLARGSMDRSQKDGGLPPDFAVETLEGALAATAETVDRFHDASFGAMTHVAVAPCSPFSVSTELLKQGAELARAKGVRLHTHGSETVEEEQFCKELFGMGPTDYFESTGWLGEDVWMAHCVHMNDSDIAAFARTGTGVAHCPSSNARLAAGIARVPDMLKAGVPVGLGVDGTASNESGELHTELRNALLINRLGAHREAALNARQALRLGTYGGAQVLGRTAEIGSLEAGKLADFVLWKLDTLAHASIADPVTALVFGAAAPVTASFVNGKQIVEDNRLLNVDEDAIARATRDEAQRLARIAAQG; encoded by the coding sequence ATGGCACCATCGGCAGCCCAGCGCATCATCATCGAGAACTGCGCGATCGCGACCGTGGACGCGGACGACACCGAGTACGCCTCGGGGTACCTCGTCGTCGCGGACAACACGATCGAGTCGATCGGCGCGGGCAAGGCCCCGGAGGGCTTGGAGAACGTGGTCCGCCGCATCGACGGCACCGGCCACCTGGTGACCCCCGGTCTGGTCAACACGCACCACCACTTCTACCAGTGGATCACGCGCGGCCTGGCCACCGACCACAACCTCTTCAACTGGCTGGTGGCGCTCTACCCCACCTGGGCGCGGATCGACGAGCAGATGGGCCGGGTGGCCGCCCAGGGCTCGCTCGCCATGATGGCCCGCGGCGGTGTCACCACCGCGATGGACCACCACTACGTCTACCCGCGGAACTCGGGCGACCTCTCCGGCGCGATCATCGGCGCCGCCGCCGAGATGGGCGTCCGCTTCACCCTGGCCCGCGGCTCCATGGACCGCAGCCAGAAGGACGGCGGACTGCCGCCGGACTTCGCCGTGGAGACCCTGGAGGGCGCGCTCGCCGCGACCGCGGAGACCGTCGACCGCTTCCACGACGCCTCCTTCGGCGCCATGACCCATGTCGCGGTCGCCCCCTGCTCGCCGTTCTCGGTCTCCACCGAACTCCTCAAGCAGGGTGCCGAGTTGGCCCGCGCCAAGGGCGTACGGCTGCACACCCACGGCTCGGAGACCGTGGAGGAGGAGCAGTTCTGCAAGGAACTGTTCGGCATGGGCCCCACCGACTACTTCGAGTCGACCGGCTGGCTCGGCGAGGACGTGTGGATGGCGCACTGCGTCCACATGAACGACTCCGACATCGCCGCCTTCGCCCGCACCGGCACCGGCGTCGCCCACTGCCCGTCCTCCAACGCGCGCCTCGCCGCCGGCATCGCCCGGGTGCCCGACATGCTGAAGGCGGGTGTCCCGGTCGGTCTCGGTGTCGACGGCACCGCCTCCAACGAGTCCGGCGAACTCCACACCGAACTGCGCAACGCGCTCCTGATCAACCGGCTCGGCGCCCACCGCGAGGCCGCCCTCAACGCCCGCCAGGCGCTGCGGCTCGGCACCTACGGCGGCGCCCAGGTGCTCGGCCGCACGGCCGAGATCGGCTCCCTGGAGGCCGGCAAGCTCGCCGACTTCGTCCTCTGGAAGCTCGACACGCTGGCCCACGCCTCCATCGCCGACCCGGTCACCGCCCTGGTCTTCGGCGCCGCCGCCCCGGTGACGGCGTCGTTCGTCAACGGCAAGCAGATCGTCGAGGACAACCGCCTCCTCAACGTCGACGAGGACGCCATCGCCCGCGCCACGCGGGACGAGGCGCAGCGCCTCGCGCGGATCGCCGCGCAGGGCTGA